One genomic window of Cololabis saira isolate AMF1-May2022 chromosome 3, fColSai1.1, whole genome shotgun sequence includes the following:
- the LOC133441180 gene encoding zinc finger protein 391-like, with protein sequence MKHEDVEVDVSLVNVADVKVENDEPGPNCVQLLLHTSPEAQNKDEEGTESLRSDSSKTADPEPMRRHSDPEDAAVPSDSNCKSKLTRTHTGKKVFSCSTCRKEFSKRNILVDHMKIHTGERPYLCNTCGKSFRQSSTLKNHKMIHTGEKPYLCNTCGKSFRNSATLKDHTMIHRGEKPYICKTCGKSYRLRSTLVVHSRIHTGERPYLCNTCGKTFTNLSDLKRHIDTHTGKKRYLCKTCNKGFSRRIGLLSHMKNHPEEKSGDS encoded by the coding sequence atgaagcacgaggacgtagaggtggatgtctcattggtcaatgtcgctgatgtgaaagttgaaaatgatgaaccaggaccaaactgtgtccagctgctgttgcacacttctcctgaagctcaaaacaaagatgaggaagggactgaaagtttacgctcagactccagtaaaactgcagatccggagccaatgagacgacacagtGACcccgaagatgctgctgtcccgtcagacagcaactgtaaatcaaagctgaccaggacccacacggggaagaaggtgttttcttgcagcacttgcaggaaagagttcagtaaacgTAATATTTTagtggatcacatgaagatccacactggcgaaaggccatacctgtgcaacacctgcggaaaatcgtttagACAATCATCAACGCTCAAGAACCATAAAATgatccacacgggcgagaagccgtacctgtgcaacacctgcggaaagtCGTTTAGAAACTCAGCAACGCTCAAGGACCATACAATGATCCACaggggcgagaagccctacatctgcaaaacatgtggaaaaagttacagactacgttccaccctggtggttcactcgaggatccacaccggtgaaaggccgtacctgtgcaacacttgtggaaaaacctttactaatttatcggatcttaaacgccacatagaCACGCACACGGGCAAGAAGCggtatttgtgcaagacgtgcaacaaaggttttagccgcagaattggtttgctgagtcacatgaaaaatcacccggaggagaagtctggcgactcgtga
- the LOC133441179 gene encoding zinc finger protein 239-like has product MKHEDVEVDVSLVNVADVKVENGEPGPNCGQLLLHTSPEAQNKDEEGTESLRSDSSKTADPQPMRRHGDREDAAVPSDSNCKSKLTRTHTGKKAFSCSTCKKEFSKSHILMNHMKIHTGERPYLCNTCGKLFRKSSTFNKHKMIHMGEKPYICKTCGKSYTDRSSLLVHSRTHTGERPYLCNTCGKSFTRSSLLKSHITTHTGEKPFICKTCGKSYTERSSLLVHSRTHTGQKPYLCNTCSNAFTYLSALKRHITTHTGEKPYICKTCGKRYTERSTLVIHLRTHTGERPYLCNTCGKTFTKTSHLKRHITTHMGESDICARRATKVLAAEWIC; this is encoded by the coding sequence atgaagcacgaggacgtagaggtggatgtctcattggtcaatgtcgctgatgtgaaagttgaaaatggtgaaccaggaccaaactgtggccagctgctgttgcacacttctcctgaagctcaaaacaaagatgaggaaggaactgaaagtttacgctcagactccagtaaaactgcagatccacagccaatgagacgacacggtgaccgcgaagatgctgctgtcccgtcagacagcaactgtaaatcaaagctgaccaggacccacacggggaagaaggcgttttcttgcagcacttgcaagaaagagttcagtaaaagtcatattttaatgaatcacatgaagatccacactggcgaaaggccgtacctgtgcaacacctgcggaaaattgTTTAGAAAGTCATCAACATTCAATAAGCATAAAATGATCCAcatgggcgagaagccctacatctgcaaaacatgtggaaaaagttacacagaCCGTTCCAGCCtgctggttcactcgaggacccacactggcgaaaggccgtacctgtgcaacacctgcggcaaaAGCTTTACTAGATCATCActtcttaaaagccacataaccacgcacacgggcgagaaacccttcatctgcaaaacatgtggaaaaagttacacagaacgttccagcctgctggttcactcgaggacccacaccggccaaaagccgtacctgtgcaacacctgcagcaacgCCTTTACTTATTTATCAGCTCTTAAGcgccacataaccacacacacgggcgagaagccctacatctgcaaaacatgtggaaagaggTACACAGAACGTTCAACCCTTGTGATTCACTTGAGGACCCACaccggtgaaaggccgtacctgtgcaacacctgtggaaaaacctttactaaaacatcacatcttaaacggcacataaccactCACATGGGTGAAAGtgatatttgtgcaagacgtgcaacaaaggttttagctgCAGAAtggatttgctga